In Ailuropoda melanoleuca isolate Jingjing chromosome 4, ASM200744v2, whole genome shotgun sequence, the following proteins share a genomic window:
- the CHST10 gene encoding carbohydrate sulfotransferase 10 isoform X1 gives MKNTHPQASVQTLAGRITEWLTFDNMHHQWLLLAACFWVIFMFMVASKFITLTFKDPDAYSAKQEFLFLTAVPDAGKLPREKHFPEELKPTGKVLSDGRLVQPLVYTERLELIRNVCRDEALKNLSHTAVSRFVLDRIFVCDKHKILFCQTPKVGNTQWKKVLIVLNGAFPSIEEIPENVVHDHEKNGLPRLSSFSDAEIQKRLKTYFKFFIVRDPFERLISAFKDKFVHNPRFEPWYRHEIAPGIIRKYRRNRTETRGIQFEDFVRYLGDPNHRWLDLQFGDHIIHWVTYVELCAPCEITYSVIGHHETLEDDAPYILQEAGIAHLVSYPTIPPGITVYNKTKVERYFLGISKRDIRRLYARFEGDFKLFGYQKPDFLLN, from the exons ATGAAAAACACCCACCCCCAAGCTTCTGTGCAGACGCTTGCAG GAAGAATTACTGAATGGCTGACATTTGACAACATGCACCACCAGTGGCTTCTGTTGGCCGCATGCTTTTGGGTGATTTTCATGTTCATGGTGGCTAGCAAATTTATCACGTTGACCTTTAAAGACCCCGATG CATACAGTGCCAAACAGGAGTTCCTGTTCCTGACAGCCGTGCCAGATGCGGGGAAGTTGCCCAGAGAGAAGCACTTTCCTGAGGAACTGAAG CCAACTGGGAAGGTGCTGTCAGACGGCCGGCTTGTTCAACCCCTGGTCTATACGGAGCGCCTGGAACTCATCAGAAACGTCTGCAGGGATGAAGCCCTGAAGAACCTCTCACACACCGCAGTCTCCAGGTTTGTCCTGGACCGGATATTCGTCTGTGACAAGCACAAGATTCTTTTCTGCCAGACCCCCAAAGTGGGCAACACCCAGTGGAAGAAAGTGCTGATCGTGTTAAATG GGGCTTTTCCTTCCATTGAAGAGATACCCGAAAATGTGGTTCATGACCATGAGAAGAATGGCCTCCCTCGTCTCTCTTCCTTCAGCGATGCAGAAATTCAGAAGCG ctTGAAAACATACTTCAAGTTTTTTATTGTAAGAGATCCCTTCGAAAGACTGATTTCTGCATTTAAAGATAAGTTTGTTCACAATCCCCGCTTTGAGCCGTGGTACAGGCACGAGATTGCCCCTGGCATCATTAGGAAATACAGGAGGAACCGCACAGAGACCAGGGGCATCCAGTTCGAAGATTTTGTACGGTACCTGGGCGATCCAAACCACAGGTGGCTGGACCTTCAGTTTGGGGACCACATCATCCACTGGGTGACATACGTTGAACTGTGTGCACCCTGCGAGATAACGTACAGTGTGATCGGTCACCATGAGACCCTGGAGGACGATGCCCCATACATCTTACAGGAGGCCGGCATAGCCCACCTGGTGTCTTACCCTACCATCCCTCCGGGGATTACCGTGTATAATAAAACCAAGGTGGAGCGCTACTTTCTGGGCATCAGCAAACGAGACATCCGGCGCCTGTATGCACGTTTTGAAGGGGACTTTAAGCTCTTTGGGTATCAGAAGCCAGATTTTTTGCTCAACTAA
- the CHST10 gene encoding carbohydrate sulfotransferase 10 isoform X2: protein MHHQWLLLAACFWVIFMFMVASKFITLTFKDPDAYSAKQEFLFLTAVPDAGKLPREKHFPEELKPTGKVLSDGRLVQPLVYTERLELIRNVCRDEALKNLSHTAVSRFVLDRIFVCDKHKILFCQTPKVGNTQWKKVLIVLNGAFPSIEEIPENVVHDHEKNGLPRLSSFSDAEIQKRLKTYFKFFIVRDPFERLISAFKDKFVHNPRFEPWYRHEIAPGIIRKYRRNRTETRGIQFEDFVRYLGDPNHRWLDLQFGDHIIHWVTYVELCAPCEITYSVIGHHETLEDDAPYILQEAGIAHLVSYPTIPPGITVYNKTKVERYFLGISKRDIRRLYARFEGDFKLFGYQKPDFLLN, encoded by the exons ATGCACCACCAGTGGCTTCTGTTGGCCGCATGCTTTTGGGTGATTTTCATGTTCATGGTGGCTAGCAAATTTATCACGTTGACCTTTAAAGACCCCGATG CATACAGTGCCAAACAGGAGTTCCTGTTCCTGACAGCCGTGCCAGATGCGGGGAAGTTGCCCAGAGAGAAGCACTTTCCTGAGGAACTGAAG CCAACTGGGAAGGTGCTGTCAGACGGCCGGCTTGTTCAACCCCTGGTCTATACGGAGCGCCTGGAACTCATCAGAAACGTCTGCAGGGATGAAGCCCTGAAGAACCTCTCACACACCGCAGTCTCCAGGTTTGTCCTGGACCGGATATTCGTCTGTGACAAGCACAAGATTCTTTTCTGCCAGACCCCCAAAGTGGGCAACACCCAGTGGAAGAAAGTGCTGATCGTGTTAAATG GGGCTTTTCCTTCCATTGAAGAGATACCCGAAAATGTGGTTCATGACCATGAGAAGAATGGCCTCCCTCGTCTCTCTTCCTTCAGCGATGCAGAAATTCAGAAGCG ctTGAAAACATACTTCAAGTTTTTTATTGTAAGAGATCCCTTCGAAAGACTGATTTCTGCATTTAAAGATAAGTTTGTTCACAATCCCCGCTTTGAGCCGTGGTACAGGCACGAGATTGCCCCTGGCATCATTAGGAAATACAGGAGGAACCGCACAGAGACCAGGGGCATCCAGTTCGAAGATTTTGTACGGTACCTGGGCGATCCAAACCACAGGTGGCTGGACCTTCAGTTTGGGGACCACATCATCCACTGGGTGACATACGTTGAACTGTGTGCACCCTGCGAGATAACGTACAGTGTGATCGGTCACCATGAGACCCTGGAGGACGATGCCCCATACATCTTACAGGAGGCCGGCATAGCCCACCTGGTGTCTTACCCTACCATCCCTCCGGGGATTACCGTGTATAATAAAACCAAGGTGGAGCGCTACTTTCTGGGCATCAGCAAACGAGACATCCGGCGCCTGTATGCACGTTTTGAAGGGGACTTTAAGCTCTTTGGGTATCAGAAGCCAGATTTTTTGCTCAACTAA